The Pieris brassicae chromosome 7, ilPieBrab1.1, whole genome shotgun sequence genome includes the window TACCAGGGTCACAGAAATGGTAAACAATCCACTCATCGGTGTGGGGTTGGTGAAGGTCACTGTAAGTCCAGGTACCGCAATAAAGTTGACATGTGGACTACCAGGCGCACAGTCTTCTATCGTTTTTTCTGGAGTATCAGgactgtatgtatgtttgaCTTCGATTGCGTCAAGCTGTTGATtcagaaaattatacaataatccaattatttaaacaaatctccGATGACagataaaaagttttgtaataaattgtttttttttagactatctgtatacaataaagtacAGGTTTTTCGTTTACCCATTCTACTGTCCGTTTTGGTTAACGACAAGTTCAAACGTGTTTTGGGTAGAATTGTTTTACGTACGCagtgaatattattgatttatctttaattatgttataattactagaaatttgtaattttcaccTAACAAGAGAACAcgagttttaactaaatattatcaaagacttttaatcgaaaataaaaattctgtgATTTGGCAAAGACCTACCGGAATCAACAACAGTCTTAACTGTTATAAAAGCAAAGAAAATAGGTCTTCAGGCGGCATTTTACTTTATTCATagtaatgtaaattgtttttatattttaacgtatgtatgtcaatttatatcatgtttgtcctaattatgtggttcaaataaaataaaaacaattttcttctTAATTCTTGTTTTCTTTAGGTCCCGATTacaaacatactaaaaattcaaaatggaaCCCCGACATAGCAGCCTATCGTTTAAGTCCGGTGTATAACTGTATgcattaagaaatattcaaaactttaaaaatgttactaatgcgttaaatgattatttaaattgtcaaagaattattttggtccttcgaaacAGACTaagctataaaaaattaacttcataataaatactcGAAGTAATATGAACATTAATATCGCAtcgttacttttattaatttacatgcttaaataatataaatacaatgtaattGTAGATTATTTAAGCTAGCCCATCTTGACatcttttcatataaacatattatattttctactgataatataaataatttatacgaaGCGGTAAATATTAAGCCTACAAATACTTACATCCAAAGTATTCAGcagatattgtttgttatcttCAAGCAGTTGGGCCTCATCAAAGGGCAAGGCAACAGAGAGTGCTTCGGGACCAATCTTTTGTAGATTATCTCTTGTGGCTTGAACGAATGGCATCactcttttcatatattttttaagatcgtTTATAGCAGAAAGTTTTGTTGATAATACTTTGTTATCGGGGAGACCTGAAGGCTGCAATCATAATGATTTGatgttgaatatatatatatataagtatggtataaaataaacagtttttatataattttttataccaatAAGCGTTACGAGGTTAGAACTAAtaagttactatttaaataattttcacaaatataacttttcgtTATTATTGCCATTAAAAAACTTAGACGAAGACgttaatgtgttttataaCTTCCCGTCAAGCTTTCGTCAACTCACTTTAactggatatatttttatatttccttttaattgtaatttgaataaattaattcccaactaatttttgtgtgtatataaagtttgacatgttttttttaatctcatttttgttaattctttACAATGTTTGACAATGCCAATGGCAGTATAAACTTTGAGGTCTTAGCCACAGATTTCTATCTCTTTCGTGACcgtatgttttttctaatagacagATAGTCGATCAGACTTCGGCCGGTTTTCACAATGTAACGTACATACAGTaaaccgtacgagcgagtgttaaatgcgcacatagacaaaggGATAATCGCACGCTAATCTTAAATTGCTTTGCACAATGTTTGaggacacaataaataaatcaagcgAAACTAATTACGTTATAACAGTATAGTTACCCCATTTAACTCCTTGAGAGTACTCAAAATCATATGTTGCCACTTCGGGTACTCCTTAGCGACCCATATCACCGCCTTATTCGGCTTCCGCTCCGGTTTGGGCgcttcgccttttttaggctTTCGGACTGCGCAGTGATTCTTGAGGTAGATACGGAAAGAATGGGCGGCCTCCATTAAATAGTTACTGGCTTTCATTGCCACTATATCAATGTCACCCGCTTTTTTTTCTAGCTGATCGGAAGAAATGTAGGCCAATTATTCAAGAAGGAAGTGTTCATACTTAATCTACCAGCGATGAATGTACCTAAAGAGAAACCGCGTAGCGCCGTCTAATCAGCCGAAGGGGCGGGGCTTGACAAACTATTAGCCAACGGGCCCACATAACGTACGAGTACGTACGTTAATTTGCGGGTATTAACGGCGTTCTGATTTAAGTTAACGCCGCACTCGAGTTTTTTCCGCGATTTAAACTAAATGCTAGactaatacttatattgaaattagtataaaataatatcgcagAAAAAAGCCGTAGTGCGGCTGTTACAGAATGAATTGagcttttacatatgtatatgtccctgttaattatgaaatgattagaaaattgcaacattatatcgtatttttatgtcaacaaATAAGTTCCGAGacgatttttatgttaattgatttattttaaccttattttatcagaatgttttcattaaaaattgcttAGTTTAGCTATTGTTGTcgtttaaaggaaataaatcttacctaccagtatgttttaaatctcagtacattctgtaatcaatgtcaaaatctcgtcttattcataaacctttggtaaaggatttttgtcacatattttatataatgtccaTTCGACAATAGATAACTATTTGGCCGCAATTATGGCAACAATGGTGTCTAgttaaatttggtttattttttaacttgtggAGTTTATTCTCGAATATTCTAATTGTATGGAATTATTAACACCTGCACTCTGAACTTACTAAAAAGCTACTACTATAGGACCATTATAGACGCTTCTTAGTAgttctataaaattcaatactcTATCGAAAAGCTtatttgacagatgacagtgaaaaataaagtattgttaagagTAATCTATCTAAAACATGACTTTAAAAGGCGTTAAAGAGTAAAAGCActggtataataataatttatctaaaaaaaacacagttaaaatatagatttttatatgtcagTTACGCGACACAGAACAGATTAGTCGAATCGACAATGACGTATGcatgttaataatatcttgtttaatattaatactatcatggagttttatttgctggtttttttatagattcataatacgtatttatatgagtaaaaatatcaataattccTCATGTGTTTACAAGTGAGTcatgcgacgccatcttggccagaaaaaacattttggcgcgtttatgataataataattgaatttgtattttagtgaatattacgctgaaatagtttttaaaatcttgtcaaatatcTCGGTGTTATTTAGAAGCAAGTGAACTCGTGCCAGCAGTCTTAACAATACTTTGGTAGATTCAGGTGTTAAAAAGTCTAGGTAAAGCAAGCTAACCAATTAATTATGAGTATTCGaggatttacttaattttagagGTAAATGCGAACGCGAATATGGAAAAGTATTAGGAACTATACGGCGACAGAgcgcattaaaattaaacatataaatgttttatttacttagaacatagattttacatagatcttcaattttaacgataaattcgtacttttgaatttttttttaaattggaagGCGAAGCCTCCCTCTTGggatttcattcatttatgtatataagtgtgatttgattgaattcttttttttaactgaaagtatgttttagttttatatatcacatgaacgttcctataaaaataataccgttGATTATATTACTAGACAGATGATGagatttctatgtaaaatgtgtgaacacgtatgtattttaaaagttgtacgccatagataaataaattcgcaaaaaatattcaaattaagaattccattaattttttttatatatataataattatttaacaaaacaggtatataaaagttattgcttGATTCTCATCAGATATAGTTATGTCAGTAAAGAGGCCTGATTCTCGTGACTGGAAGGACTtttctaaataacataatcattttttactttattgctTTAATGTTGCATGACCATGAATGCCAAGAGCGGAGTTTTCACAGCATTcaaatgcatttatattatttatgttataagaagtgttttatggcaataaaaagtctttataGTACGCAAACCTGCGTGGATGGATGAAGGGTTTGTCTAAGTCAATATtggtgaaattttttgtggccatttcttttagttttttggtTCTATTTAGTGCCTTTTTCACAATAGACATATTTATGGTATCGTGAGAAACACAAAGACTGAGTTACGACCTAAATGCTACTTTATCATCCTTATTTACGAcattccaaaatatattttcttacttattaagcaagaattttattcaaagtcaaaggcAGTTACAATTTTTCACTCATGTTTGTCGTCTCGAAATAGTAgattaattttgcattttaaataaatttagtaatacaatggaatctctataactcgaatgtcAAGGGAAATGCTAACGAGATTTTCAACTTAACAAGAACTTAGATACATATGATTTGACTGCTGAAATTTCGACATACGAAGCCGCGAtttctatgtgtatttttccatttgtagagtcgaatttgaatcacaattcaaataagttttgttgtatatatttttacatattaatgaagTAAACTGTACACTAAACAAATccgttattttgatttaaactacGTACAATGACAATAACAATACTCCGAACCCCgaacattctttttaattgttattatttcgggGAATGCCAAGTAAGacgtcaatatattttattaactccgACTTGTCCGTTTTTAgagagtataaatatgtattatcaatatttcgtagggaaataacattttgttcgagtagcaacgtctaaataattcgagatacCGCACACTTAAAAGGTTCAGCGGAAAggaatggcaatttttttgcGTCTCACTGAGGATGTCGATTTAACGAGGTGCGAGTTATACAGAttacactgtattttgtttaatcaaattgtttGTGGTAAATCAATCATCAGCCCTAAATCACAGCTATGGAAATCGTttcgtttttttatgtgtttgtattatataactgTGTAAATATTGGATTATTTAGGTATTTCGCGTTCGCATAGCCTGCGACCGCCGGGGATCGCCGCCATATCGTTTTCGcgatgttaaacatttttatgtgaataaacgtttatatgttatttaaatataatataaaattgcagctcttttattttttaacccaTTATAACTCCTTGCGactatataatcaaattttaataaaacatttaacatgagatacacacacatacacataatgCGATGAGACAGAAATGAACAAAACGTAAATCTATAGCTCTTCTGATGGCAATACTATATTTCgtcattaaatactttatgcaGATGCATATACATTCGCAAAATGCTTACTTACACATTGATGTGCCTAAAGGCATGTTGGAAATTCACAACTGTATTCAGTGCTcacaacaaataaactaaccaataaatttctaaacttgaccgtaaaaacaaagattatttttttaataaaattgttcaaagaGTTTTAGAAACTTTTCTTACGTTTCTTACCACTTTTCGAAGCATTAAAAtctctaaacaaataaaggactaacaaaataaaacacttattataaaaataaataaatatatttctgaaaacaatcacttatcatAAGTATACACAAACTGTAAGCCGACGTCAATATTCGTTCCGTTCTGAACGAGTTCTATACGCGACGCTTCCACGTGTACGCGTATACCATCGCCATTGACGAGTTCCGCGCATTTTGTCACGTGATCGCCTGCTACTGGAATCTTGCGAGGACCTAACGCCGGGTCAAGATATCGCCACAGCTTTAGAGCATTTATGtctgaaagttaataaaaaatattttcagggttttcaatttaactatatagatataatagttatttaactaaattaaagatttaagcttgcgcctggtagatatACCACACACactacagcgaggaaatgctgccacagggaccaaatttgttttaattttctatttattcattttgaattattaatattaatactatgcatgttaaaaatattgtaaatactgtatttgtgtgtttaaaataaattgtattttaaatttacatactaatagttatttcttactatcgtaatcaaataatttgacaGTAAACTAacgtatacataataattaacacacaatacatagtgagacaattaaaaaattacagctGACTGCTTTATACTTCCCAGCAATAGATGGCCTATATATAAcctttatatcaaatttatttgacaagTTCATGTAGCAGTCGCTGACCACGACTGCTGTGAAGAAACGTCGagttgtgtaaaaaattgcgtttatatttcaatagaactaactttatcaaattttacttgcattatttatttacacacaaatattatattattataatacaaacaaacacagaaaTTCTCCTAGAATTCCTATTCCTAGAATAGTTAAAACACTAATCCACTGAAAATGAGTATTACTGGTGACTATAACtttggatttattttactaaccTTTAATAGCCTTAATCTCTTTAGCGATCTTGGCTTTAATCTTCTCAACCGTATCCCCATCTACCAGGGTCACAGAAATGGTAAACAATCCACTCATCGGTGTGGGGTTGGTGAAGGTCACTGTAAGTCCAGGTACCGCAATAAAGTTGACATGTGGACTACCAGGCGCACAGTCTTCTATCGTTTTTTCTGGAGTATCAGgactgtatgtatgtttgaCTTCGATTGCGTCAAGCTGTTGATtcagaaaattatacaataatccaattatttaaacaaatctccGATGACagataaaaagttttgtaataaattgttttttttttagactatctgtatacaataaagtacAGGTTTTTCGTTTACCCATTCTACTGTCCGTTTTGGTTAACGACAAGTTCAAACGTGTTTTGGGTAGAATTGTTTTACGTACGCagtgaatattattgatttatctttaattatgttataattactagaaatttgtaattttcaccTAACAAGAGAACAcgagttttaactaaatattatcaaagacttttaatcgaaaataaaaattctgtgATTTGGCAAAGACCTACCGGAATCAACAACAGTCTTAACTGTTATAAAAGCAAAGAAAATAGGTCTTCAGGCGGCATTCGACGACGCCTACGATAAAATAACTTcggtttatgttattttattcatagtaatgtaaattgtttttatattttaacgtatgtatgtcaatttatatcatgtttgtcctaattatgtggttcaaataaaataaaaacaattttcttctTAATTCTTGTTTTCTTTAGGTCCCGATTacaaacatactaaaaattcaaaatggaaCCCCGACATAGCAGCCTATCGTTTAAGTCCGGTGTATAACTGTATgcattaagaaatattcaaaactttaaaaatgttactaatgcgttaaatgattatttaaattgtcaaagaattattttggtccttcgaaacAGACTaagctataaaaaattaacttcataataaatactcaAAGTAATATGAACATTAATATCGCAtcgttagttttattaatttacatgcttaaataatatgaatacaatttaattgtagATTATTTAAGCTAGCCCATCTTGACatcttttcatataaacatattatattttctactgataatataaataatttatacgaaGCGGTAAATATTAAGCCTACAAATACTTACATCCAAAGTATTCAGcagatattgtttgttatcttCAAGCAGTTGGGCCTCATCAAAGGGCAAGGCAACAGAGAGTGCTTCGGGACCAATCTTTTGTAGATTATCTCTTGTGGCTTGAACGAATGGCATCactcttttcatatattttttaagatcgtTTATAGCAGAAAGTTTTGTTGATAATACTTTGTTATCGGGGAGACCTGAAGGCTGCAATCATAATGATTTGatgttgaatatatatatatatataaatatggtacaaaataaacagtttttatataattttttataccaatAAGCGTTACGAGGTTAGAACTAAtaagttactatttaaataattttcacaaatataacttttcgtTATTATTGCCATTAAAAAACTTAGACGAAGACGTTAATGTGTTTTCTAACTTCCCGTCAAGCTTTCGTCAACTCACtttaactgtatatatatttttatattttcttttaattgtaatttgaataaattaattcccaactaatttttgtgtgtatataaagtttgacatgttttttttaatctcatttttgttaattctttACAATGTTTGACAATGCCAATGGCAGTATAAACTTTGAGGTCTTAGCCACAGATTTCTATCTCTTTCGTGACcgtatgttttttctaatagacagATAGTCGATCAGACTTCGGCCGGTTTTCTCAATGTAACGTACATACAGTaaaccgtacgagcgagtgttaaatgcgcacatagacaaaggGATAATCGCACGCTAATCTTAAATTGCTTTGCACAATGTTTGaggacacaataaataaatcaagcgAAACTAATTACGTTATAACAGTATAGTTACCCCATTTAACTCCTTGAGAGTACTCAAAATCATATGTTGCCACTTCGGGTACTCCTTAGCGACCCATATCACCGCCTTATTCGGCTTCCGCTCCGGTTTGGGCgcttcgccttttttaggctTTCGGACTGCGCAGTGATTCTTGAGGTAGATACGGAAAGAATGGGCGGCCTCCATTAAATAGTTACTGGCTTTCATTGCCAATATATCAATGTCACCCGCTTTTTTTTCTAGCTGATCGGAATAAATGTAGGCCAATTATTCAAGAAGGAAATGTTCATACTTAATCTACCAGCGATGAATGTACCTAAATAGAAACCGCGTAGCGCCGTCGAATCAGCCGAAGGGGCGGGGCTTGACAAACTATTCGCCAACGGGCCCACATAACGTACGAGTACGTACGTTAATTTGCGGGTATTAATACCATAACCGCGTTCTGATTTAAGTTAACGCCGCACTCGAGTTTTTTCCGCGATTTAAACTAAATGCTAGactaatacttatattgaaattagtataaaataatatcgcagAAAAAAGCCGTAGTGCGGCTGTTACAGAATGAATTGagcttttacatatgtatatgtccctgttaattatgaaatgattagaaaattgcaacattgtatcgtatttttatgtcaacaaATAAGTTCCGAGacgatttttatgttaattgatttattttaacctaattttatcagaatgttttcattaaaaattgcttAGTTTAGCTATTGTTGTcgtttaaaggaaataaatcttACCTACCATGGATATTctagtatgttttaaatctcagtacattctgtaatcaatgtcaaaatctcgtcttattcataaacctttggtaaaggatttttgtcacatattttatataatgtccaTTCGACAATAGATAACTATTTGGCCGCAATTATGGCAACAATGGTGTCTAgttaaatttggtttattttttaacttgtggAGTTTATTCTCGAATATTCTAATTGTATGGAATTATTAACACCTGCACTCTGAACTTACTAAAAAGCTACTACTATAGGACCATTATAGACGCTTCTTAGTAgttctataaaattcaatactcTATCGAAAAGCCTATTTGACTGATGacagtgaaaaataaagtattgttaagagTAATCTATCTAAAACATGACTTTAAAAGGCGTTAAAGAGTAAAAGCActggtataataataatttatctaaaaaaaacacagttaaaatatagatttttatatgtcagTTACGCGACACAGAACAGATTAGTCGAATCGACAATGACGTATGcatgttaataatatcttgtttaatattaatactatcatggagttttatttgctgttttttttatagattcataatacgtatttatatgagtaaaaatatcaataattccTCATGTGTTTACAAGTGACTCATGCGATAGTTATCTTGGCcggaaaaaacattttggcgCGTTTATGATAATAAGAATTGAATCTGTATTTTAGTGAATATTACgctgaaatggtttttaaaatcttgtcaaatatcTCGGTGTTATTTAGAAGCAAGTGAACTCGTGCCAGCAGTCTTAACAATACTTTGGTAGATTCAGGTGTTAAAAAGTCTAGGTAAAGCAAGCTAACCAATTAATTATGAGTATTCGaggatttacttaattttagagGTAAATGCGAACGCGAATATGGAAAAGTATTAGGAACTATACGGCGACAGAgcgcattaaaattaaacatataaatgttttatttacttagaacatagattttacatagatcttcaattttaacgataaattcgtacttttgaattttttttaatatgaaggCGAAGCCAATCTTGggatttcattcatttatgtatataagtgtgatttgattgatattttttttaaactgaatgtatgttttagttttatatatcacatgaacgttcctataaaaataataccgttGATTATATTACTAGACACATGATGagatttctatgtaaaatgtgtgaacacgtatgtattttaaaagttgtacgccatagataaataaattcgcaaaaaatattcaaattaagaattccattaatttttttttatatatataataattatttaacaaaacaggaatataaaagttattgcttGATTCTAATCAGATATAGTTATGTCAGTAAAGAGGCCTGATTCTCGTGACTGGAAGGACTtttctaaataacataatcattttttactttattgctTCAATGTTGCATGACCATGAACGCCAAGAGCAGAGTTTTCACAgcatttctattatttatgttataagaagtgttttatggcaataaaaagtctttataGTACGCAAATCTGCGTGGATGGATGAAGGGTTTGTTTGTTCGGTTTTTACTAGTAACTAAGTCAATATtggtgaaattttttgtggCCATTTCTTTTAGGTTGTAGCACGTGTtttgtgtatgtttttttttggttcTATTTAGTGCCTTTTTCACAATAGACATATTTATGGTATCGTGAGAAACACAAAGACTGAGTTACGACCTAAATGCTACTTTATGATCCTTATTTACGAcattccaaaatatatttttttacttattaagcaagaattttattcaaagtcaaaggcAGTTACAATTTTTCACTCATGTTTGTCGTCTCGAAATAGTAgattaattttgcattttaaataaatttagtaatacaatggaatctctataactcgaatgtcAAGGGAAATGCTAACAAGATTTTCAACTTAACAAGAACTTAGATACATATGATTTGACTGCTGAAATTTCGACATACGAAGCCGCGAtttctatgtgtatttttccatttgtagagtcgaatttgaatcacaattcaaataagttttgttgtatatatttttacatattaatgaagTAAACTGTACACTAAACAAATccgttattttgatttaaactacGTACAATGACAATAACAATACTCCGAACCCCGAACAttctttttaaacaattgttattatttcgggGTATGCCAAGTAAGacgtcaatatattttattaactccgACTTGTCCGTTTTTAgagagtataaatatgtattatcaatatttcgtagggaaataacattttgttcgagtagcaacgtctaaataattcgagatacCGCACACTTAAAACGTTCAGCGGAAAggaatggcaatttttttgcGTCTCACTGAGGATGTCGATTTAACGAGGTGCGAGTTATACAGAttacactgtattttgtttaatcaaattgtttGTGGTAAATCAAGGATCAGCCCTAAATCACAGCTATggaaatcgtttttttatatgtgtttgtatta containing:
- the LOC123712167 gene encoding leucine--tRNA ligase, cytoplasmic-like; this translates as MLEKKAGDIDIVAMKASNYLMEAAHSFRIYLKNHCAVRKPKKGEAPKPERKPNKAVIWVAKEYPKWQHMILSTLKELNGPSGLPDNKVLSTKLSAINDLKKYMKRVMPFVQATRDNLQKIGPEALSVALPFDEAQLLEDNKQYLLNTLDLDAIEVKHTYSPDTPEKTIEDCAPGSPHVNFIAVPGLTVTFTNPTPMSGLFTISVTLVDGDTVEKIKAKIAKEIKAIKDINALKLWRYLDPALGPRKIPVAGDHVTKCAELVNGDGIRVHVEASRIELVQNGTNIDVGLQFVYTYDK
- the LOC123712175 gene encoding leucine--tRNA ligase, cytoplasmic-like is translated as MEAAHSFRIYLKNHCAVRKPKKGEAPKPERKPNKAVIWVAKEYPKWQHMILSTLKELNGPSGLPDNKVLSTKLSAINDLKKYMKRVMPFVQATRDNLQKIGPEALSVALPFDEAQLLEDNKQYLLNTLDLDAIEVKHTYSPDTPEKTIEDCAPGSPHVNFIAVPGLTVTFTNPTPMSGLFTISVTLVDGDTVEKIKAKIAKEIKAIKDINALKLWRYLDPALGPRKIPVAGDHVTKCAELVNGDGIRVHVEASRIELVQNGTNIDVGLQFVYTYDK